The DNA window AGGGCTAGTGGTTCCCCAGGGTTCACGTTCCCCCTGGCAACAGAGTCAGCGTTTTTGGGAAGCAgtggtgttgggggggggggtcgagGTAAGAGAGAAGAGGGGTAAAGCAGTTCTCAAACCTTGGAGCCCAAAATTTATTTCAACAACTCCACACCCAACCCTCATCCCTCATAACAGTCCTGGAATGATGGAATGAAACtggtggagtgtgtgtgtgtgtgtgtgtgtgtgtgtgtgtgtgtgtgtgtgtgtgtgtgtgcgtgcctTCTCTGCATCCCTGATCTAGGGGCTGGCTAGgggagaaagagatgggagataaTTCAGAAAAAGTCTCAGGAACAAGGAAATGGGAATCAGggagttttgtgttttgtttgtttaaaattaaCAATTAAATATCTAGCAAATGTAAAGACATTCCACCCTCACCCTGAGTCTCATTTAGCCAAAGCCTAAATCATTTCCTGGTACCTCTTTTCTTCCCATGCCCCGTCGGAAATTCTGGAAGAGCACATTAAGCTTTAAGCCCTAACGGTTTAGATCATAAAGGAAAAGGGGATTTGAGTTTGAAACGTTGGGGTCCACCCTCAGCCATTTCTTACCCTGCCTGAGCCTCAGCTCTTTCATCTATATGATAGGTATCATCGAACCTGCGCAAACCTGTCCCTAACCTGTATATCAGatatacctacctctcagggttagtGGCAAAAATCAAAATGCGATACTGTCTACGAAAGCTCTTTGTAAGGTATAAAGCGTGTAGACGTGAAGTCCACTCGCCATGCTCCCCTGTCCCAAGCTCTTCATAGTTGGGTaggtggggagtgggaggagagaatgaagggcCAGGTTCAACAGATGGGGAAATAACTGGGGCGGAAGGGAGGAGCtaagacagaggaggaggaggtgagggagaggagagcGAAGGGGGTTGTAAGGACGTttgggaaagaggggaaagaccCAGAGCGTCTCTTGGGGATGGGATGATAAGGGCGTAGGAACATCCCCTTCACCCGCGTTCTTGCCAGATCCCCTTCCTCTGGCATGGAACGGGTCACTAGACAATTAAAATGGGATTCCTGCCTTGATGACGTCCGCACCGTGAAGGCCCCTCCCGCAGCAGCATAAAAGGCTGTGAGGTTCCGCAGTCTGTTCGGCAGTTAGGGGGTGGACGGACAGCTCCACGGCTCTCAACTCCCCAGCACCGCAGCACGCAGACTACTGCGGGAGAGTCGGGGAGCAAGGAGGACTTGTCCGGTCCCGGGAACATTGGGACCCTTCCAACCATGCCAGGCGGTATCCCGTGGTGCTTCGTGGTCCTCTTCGCCGTGTGCCTGGAATGCCTGGCCCAGAATTTCGGACAGACCCGTTTCATCTGCACTTCGGTGCCGGTAGATATGGACATGTGTACCTCGGTTCAGAGCAGCGGCAGCGCTGAGGACCTAAAGACCAATGTGTTGCAGCTCCGTGAGACAGTGCTGCAACAGAAGGAGACCATTATGAACCAGAAGGAGACTATCCGGGAACTGACCACCAAACTGGGCAGGTGTGAAAGCCAGAGTTTGCTGGAGAGCGGACCCAATGAAGCCAAGCCCGGAGCGGGAAGAAAACAGTCAGGATCCGGGAAAAATACTATGGGGGATCTGTCCAGAACCCCTGCTGCGGAGACTCTCAGCCAACTCGGGCAAACTTTGCAGTCTCTCAAAACCAGACTAGAGAACCTAGAGGTAAGGTGCTCCATCTTCTCTTAACGTGGAGTTGTCCATGCTCTGGCTGACTGGTCTacaattttctctcctctccctgaacCTCTTTACAGACAGGTCTCTcctacacacacagacagacatgcacgcacacacacgcgcgcgcgcgtgcacacacacacacacacacacacacacacacacacacacacccgtgTTGTCCTTTATTACACGTTGTCTGGATGATTCTACAAGGTTTGCATGAAGTTTCTTTATGGGCTGCAAAGTGCAGAGGCTAGGATTGATTCTCTGGAAGACTGGGCAATTAGCATCCAGGGAAATCTAGACGCTGGACAGCTCCATATCATACCCTTTAGCTTTGCTTTCTCCCCAAGCATACTTTACGATCCCTCTAatttatttctgttgttgttcgtCTCTCCGCacacctcctccctttccccttctacctCTGTGTCTCTGCAGCAATACAGTAGACTCAATTCTTCAAGCCAGACCAACAGTCTTAAGGACATGTTGCAGAACAAGATCGATGACCTAGAGAAGCAAGTTTTGTCTCGAGTGAATAGTCTGGAGGAAGGGAAGTTGAACCCCAAGAATGAGACCGAGGAGAGGGTCAAGATAGAGAGCACTCTAACATCCCTCCATCAAAGGATCAGTGACCTGGAGAAAGGTAAACATTACTTGGGATAGTAGGTGTGGGTTATAGACTCGCTTTTGGATTAATGATCTCGGTGCAAACTAATGCTGCAGAAATGTCCCTTCACCTAGGTACCTGTAATCAGCCCCGCTCAACCCCACAACCCTCATTTTTACTTTCCTTCAATCACTTAAAGCTCTTAATCTCTCCGCCATAATACCAGACCCTAAAATTATCCAGATCTTAGCAGTAATTGCTCTTGACATTTCTAATAAGGGAGAGTTCAACTCTGgtcaactgattttttaaaatcctaaattcTTAAAATGTGTCTGAAG is part of the Dromiciops gliroides isolate mDroGli1 chromosome 4, mDroGli1.pri, whole genome shotgun sequence genome and encodes:
- the NPTX1 gene encoding neuronal pentraxin-1, which translates into the protein MPGGIPWCFVVLFAVCLECLAQNFGQTRFICTSVPVDMDMCTSVQSSGSAEDLKTNVLQLRETVLQQKETIMNQKETIRELTTKLGRCESQSLLESGPNEAKPGAGRKQSGSGKNTMGDLSRTPAAETLSQLGQTLQSLKTRLENLEQYSRLNSSSQTNSLKDMLQNKIDDLEKQVLSRVNSLEEGKLNPKNETEERVKIESTLTSLHQRISDLEKGQKDNRPGDKFQLTFPLRTNYMYAKVKKSLPEMYAFTICMWLKSNASPGVGTPFSYAVPGQANELVLIEWGNNPMEILINDKVAKLPFVINDGKWHHICITWTTRDGVWEAYQDGTQGGNGENLAPYHPIKPQGVLVLGQEQDTLGGGFDATQAFVGELAHFNIWDRKLTSGEIYNLATCSTKALSGNVIAWAETNIDIYGGATKWTFEACRQIN